A part of Candidatus Rokuibacteriota bacterium genomic DNA contains:
- a CDS encoding DUF167 domain-containing protein has protein sequence MKGPQRADSTLLHVRVQPRSSATEVIGWDGNTLRIRVTAPPLADRANRAVVDLLARALLVPRAQVHLVRGAHGRDKLIRIAGISRDLLEARLAARRVLG, from the coding sequence ATGAAGGGCCCGCAGCGGGCTGATTCCACGCTGCTCCACGTCCGGGTGCAGCCGCGGTCGTCTGCCACCGAGGTGATCGGCTGGGACGGGAACACGCTGCGCATCCGCGTGACGGCCCCGCCCCTCGCCGATCGGGCCAACCGCGCGGTCGTCGACCTCCTGGCCCGCGCCCTCCTCGTCCCGCGCGCTCAGGTCCACCTCGTGCGCGGGGCCCACGGCCGTGACAAGCTGATCCGGATCGCCGGGATCTCGCGCGACCTGCTCGAAGCGAGGCTGGCCGCGCGGCGGGTGCTCGGGTGA